The DNA region CGCCTAGCTGCACGACGCTTGTATTGCTCTCCCACAACCCCGTTTTTATTTGCGTtcatactctttttttttctatctATTTACCCATATGTTTACGTTCTTAAACTCCCTATTTATATGCGATCAAAGCAGCCTTTTAACCACTTTTTTCTACGCCCTTGCCTTTTCTCCGATCTTTAAAATTTCTTCCTTTGAAAATTCTCCCTTTAGAGTGTTGGAATGATGGTTAAGAGTTCTTACTTTTGAGTTCCCACTCTGACTATTTAGAAGGCTATAATAATACCTTAATGAATTGAAGCGGATAAAGCTCAGCATTTCCGGAACCGGAACAAGCTCTTCTTTAGCAGCCTCGCTTTGTTAGCTTCTTGTTAGCAGTACTAGTTTGTAGTCTTTATTAACCTGGAACACAAGCTTTACCATCCAACCCGATCTGACCTTCGAAACTCATCATGTCTAACGCAAATATGTCCTTGTTTTTTCATTGTACACACTACTCTTAGCAATTCCAATTGCCTCCTGTGAGTCACAATGCAAAGAACTGGTTTAGCTTGTTCCCCATAATGACACATCTGTCAATATTAGAGCTAAAAATCATCATTTACAAGTAATAACATGTGAGTTATTTCAAGACTGATATATGCACTTgtaacaccttttttttttttttttgttaaatcatTCTCAAAAATGCAAATTACATTTTTCATGATGaatatttttctcatttattACCCTCACTATTTTGagaatttaataaaattttatacTCATGAAAATATATCACACAATAATGAAAAGGTTTTAGGTAAAAGATAATTTTACctttttatatcttgagtttgataGGTAGAAAAGTGATTTACCTTTTCAACTCACAACGAAGCTTGTAGATAACTTCTATTTTCACATCTACTGATTTTCTAGTTCTTCATCACCTTGACATCCACAAAGAGATCGTAATATATCTCTTGAGTTGACTTCGTCCACTGATAAAGTTGTGCAACAACAACAAATATCACAATGAGAAACTAAAATTTTATGATCAAATACCACCCAACAATTTAGGCTTAATAACCcgggttattattattattattatacaaaAGAACAATTGCATATAAAGTGAAGTTAGGTGAGCTTTTATGAAATTACccataaaattgagaaaataagATTTATTGGCCAAATGACTTTTTcagatctgttttttttttcaaatctttCTTATGCGTAAAAAATAAGATTTCTTATAAAAAAATCATAATTATTTGGGAGAAAAGTGAAATAAAGATTTGTGCTTACCTATTTCTGACGTCGATCCCAGTTAAGTTGGCAGCATCAGTTAAGGCTTGTTTCCATCTCTTCACCCTTTCCGGTTGGTCCTTGTATTTCTCATTGAGTTTAGCAAATGAATTGGCCAAAGTATTCCTTTGGTGTCGAACATCAGATGGATCCACATCATAAAATACTGGCACAACAGATAGCTCATACTTCTTATTGCATTCCATAATCTTTACGAGTTCGTCCAAGCACCAAGGTGATGAGGCATAATCTACAGAAAAAATAGGGATAGCCGTTCTTGATACTTCAACGGCCTCTAAAAGTTGGGTAGAAATCTCAGTTTCTACTCTGAGACTCACATCGTCTTTAAAAATTGTCAGCCCACTGCTCTCTAAAGCTTCATACAGATGGGATGTGAAGCTGTTCCTAGTATCCTCTCCCCGAAAATTCAAGAAACCGTCGTACTTCTTTTTAGCAAACTTTTCAACGTCGTGTTTTTTCGGGAGATTAAGCCTCATCGAAGTCAAAATGCAATTTGTCTTCAGATTCTTCAAAGTCGGGAAGAATAACTTTGGGGTGCAAACAGCCATTGTATATGACTCCTCAACCTAGCTAATAACAACGTGAGGGAACAAAATTGGGATGGACTATGTTAAGGATCCTAAATAAAGCAACAATATCTGAGAAAGAAATAGTTGagggagggagagagagagagagagagaccagAGAGGCGCTAACAATATTTACTCTACTTCCATTACTCTAGCACTTTGC from Lycium barbarum isolate Lr01 chromosome 10, ASM1917538v2, whole genome shotgun sequence includes:
- the LOC132612792 gene encoding TMV resistance protein N-like — encoded protein: MAVCTPKLFFPTLKNLKTNCILTSMRLNLPKKHDVEKFAKKKYDGFLNFRGEDTRNSFTSHLYEALESSGLTIFKDDVSLRVETEISTQLLEAVEVSRTAIPIFSVDYASSPWCLDELVKIMECNKKYELSVVPVFYDVDPSDVRHQRNTLANSFAKLNEKYKDQPERVKRWKQALTDAANLTGIDVRNR